ATATAAGCGCTGATAGCCATGTGGATTGGTGTTATGACCGTTACAGGTCTTATCGGGAAAGAGATAATACTTATCAGCCATACGAAGGTGGCCGCAGACAGTGCAATTCGCCATACTATTGATAGTTGACTGCAAAGATGTCGAGAGGCCCGAAAACTGTTTTCGGGTCTCTTTTTTGTGGTTTGCAGGCATGAGACCAGCTCAACGGTTCAACACCTGATCGTAAATGCCTGTGTCATATCCGGTTGAAGACGCAGATACCGTCAGGCGAGTTCATCTTCAACTGCAGCATTGGCCCAACCTTCCCCCTTCACCCCTCGAGCCCGGCCTTGCGCAGGCCTTCGAGGATGTGGATCCGGTCCTCCGCGGGTACGTTCCATTTGTCCATTTCGGCTGCCGCCGAGACGCCGGGGCGAACCTCGTGCATACGTGCCAGCGCATCGGGCGCTTCGGTGCGGCCAAGCTGGCCCAGCGCCGCGGCGCTGATCAGGTGGGTCCAGAAGAAATCCGGCATCGAGATGCGCTGCATGTCGATCAGCGTTTCCTCGTAATCACGCTCGCGGTAATGCAGCCGCGCGAAGCTGAAATGATACCAGCCCGGATGCAGCGGATTGAGCGCCTGCGCCCGCCGCGACAGCGGCACGCCGCGGTCGAAAGCGCCCATGAAGGAGAGGTAGTGGCCGACTTCGGCGAGAATTTCCGGGTCGGTCGGGTTGAGGTCGAGCGCGCGCGCAGCCTCGGCCTCGAACTTGCCGATGTCCTTGCGGAAATAATGCACTATCGCGAGCCAGCAATGGGCATAGGCGCTGTGCGGATCAAGCTGCACTGCCTTCAGCGCCATCTCGAGCGCCCGTTCAATCGGCTCGGGCCGCGGATTGGCGGCAAACCGGTGCTCGGCGAGATAGACATTGGCAAGTAACGCATGCGCCTCGGCGTAATTCGGATCGAGCGCGATCGCCTTTTCCAAGAGATCGCGCGCCTCGGCATGCATCGCCTCGTTGAGCGTCGCGGTATAACGCCGGGCGTGCAGCAGGCAATCATAGGCGTCGAGTTCGGCCGGGCTTTTTCTCAGCGCCCGGGTGAGCGCCGTGTCCTGCATCCTGACGCCGAGCGATGCGGCGATCATCTGCGTGACCGCGTCCTGGACAACAAAAATGTCGCCCATCGGCCGGTCGTAGCGATCGGCCCAGAGCGACACGCCGGTAGCCGCCTCGATCAGTTGCACCGCCACCCTCAGCCGTTCGCCCTCGCGGCGCACGCTGCCATCAACGATATAATCGGCACCAAGCCGGGCGGCAATTTCCGGCAGCGGCGCGTCGCGGCTCTTGAAGTGAAACGAGGAGCCGCTGGCAATCACCCGGAGTTCGCGGAAATGCGTGAGGTTGGAGATGATGTCTTCGGTCAGTCCGTCGCAGAAATATTCGTCCAGACCGGCGCTGGCGATCTTGAGCGGCAACACCGCCAGCACCGGCATCACAGCGGCCTGGTGCGTATCGGTTGCCGCAGCCGGTGGCGGCATATCGGCGATCAAGACGCGCGCGGGACCAGGATCGGCGTGCGGGTCGGCGGCACCACCCTGCCCGGCCTCGGTTTCAGAAGTAACTCCGGCATCTTCACTATCCTCGCCGTCGCAACTGAGTTGGGCCACAAAACGGAACCCGCGGCGCGAAATGGTGCGGATAACCTGCTGCGCCTCGCCGCTGTCGCCGACCGCGCGCCGCGCCGCAAAGATACGGCTCGACAGCGTCGTGTCGGAAACCGCGCGGCCATCCCAGACCGCGGCGATCAGTTCGTCGCGGCTGACGACATGGTCGCGATTTTGTATCAGGTGCAGCAGGACGTTGAACACCTGCGGCTCGATCGAACCGGCTTGCCGTGCTGGCGCAGCTCAAAGATCGACGGATCGATGGCAAAGGCGCCAAACCGGTAAATCATTGATGTCCAATCTATTCCTGACGGAAAATCGCAGGTTTCCAAATGTAAACTCAATCCCTTCGTCAAGCAACAACAGCAATTTTCTCTAGGCTCATCTGAAGCACTTGAACCTGGAAGGAAATTCGCATGACCTGGTCACTCAAAGGCACCTATTTCGAAAGCTGCAATTGCGAAACCGCCTGCCCTTGTATGTTTTTGAGCCCGCCTACCGAGGACGATTGCACGGCGCTGGTCGGCTGGCATATCGATGAGGGCACCGACGAGGGTGTGTCGTTGTCGGGTCTCAATGTCGCACTCGCCGTGCATTCGCCCGGACCGATGGCCACCACCCAGTGGAATGTCGCCGTCTATGTCGACGCACGCGCCGACGAGGCCCAGAACGGCAGCCTGATGAAGATCTTTGGCGGCCAGGGCGGCGGCCACCCGGCGCGGCTCGCCAGCCATATCGGCAAGATCCTCGGTGTCCGCTCGGTGCCGATCGAGTTTACTGCCAGCAACGGCAAATACGGGCTCACGATCCCCAGGATCGCCGATGTCGAAATCGAGGCGATCACCGGCCAGGGCGACGGCCCGGTGACCATCTCCGGCCACCCGCTGTGCATCGCCCCGGGCTTTGACGGAACCGTGGCGCGAGCCAGCAAGAACGTCTACCAGGATCACGGCATGGAATGGGGTCTGACCGGAAAGACCGGGGTGTTCTCGCCGTTTGCCTATCAGAGCGAACAATGACAGCCCCGCAAGGCATCACCCCCGGCGCCGGAATGGGCGCTGGGGCAGCACGCCTCACCCCGGCGCGGCTTGCGATCCTGCTCGGCGGCCCGACCGTGCTCGCGCTGGCAAGCTGGATCTACCTCGGCATGATGATCGGCGACATGTCGATCATCCCCGGCATGAAGGCGATGATGATGCCCGGGATGATGTTCACCCCGGCACCGCTGGCAGGGCTGTTCCTGATGTGGGCGGTAATGATGGCGGCGATGATGCTGCCGACAGCCGCGCCGATGATCATGGCCTATGCGCGCATGCAGGCGCTGGACCGGGCACGCGGCGCCGGCTGGCAGCCGGTGTGGATGTTTTCAGGCGGTTATGTCGTGGCCTGGGCCAGCTTCAGCCTCATCGCCGCACTGTTGCAGGCGGGTCTCACGCATCTCGCCTTGATGTCGCCGATGACGATGAAGGCCGGATCGGGGCCGCTTGCAGGCACCATCCTGATTGCCGCAGGGCTCTACCAGTTCACTCCGCTCAAGCAGGCCTGCCTCAGCCTGTGCCGCACGCCGCTGCATTTTTTGATGACCGAATGGCGCGACGGAAATCTGGGTGCGCTCACAATGGGCTGGCGCCACGGCCTGTTCTGCATCGGCTGTTGCTGGGCGTTGATGGCGCTGCTGTTTGTCACCGGCGTCATGAACACCGCCTGGATCCTCGCCATCACGCTCTATGTGCTGATGGAAAAGACCGTGCCGGGTGGCAAGGCATTCTCGCGGCTTGCCGGCTTGGCGTTGACGGCAACCGGCCTGTGGGTGTTAGTCGGTTGAACGACGCTCCGCACAGCCCGCGCCCGATCATGGCGCGGGTCAATGGCGGTCAGGCGTCTGGTTGATCAGCCGGATTTCTTCATCAGCTTCGGCGCGCCGGTGGCCATGTCGGTGCCGGTATATCCAAATCCGGCTTCCTTCCAGGCGCCGAAGCCGCCCTCCATATGGGCGATACGCTCGGTCCCCGCAGCCAGGCATTTTTCGGCCACCATCTTTGATCGCACACCCGAGCCGCAGTGAAACACGATCCGTTTTTCGGCCTGCCCCGGCATGTGTCCCGGATCAAACGCCTGCATCGGCGCCAGCAGCGCACCATTGATGCGCTCGAAACTGTATTCCTGTGGCGTGCGCACGTCGATCAGCACAATTTCGTCACGGTCGAATGCCTCGGCGACCTCCTGTGGCGTCCAGGTTTCCAGCGTGCCGTTGTGGGCGGATTCAGTTTTCATGATGGCTCCTTTTCAGAACTTGTTAAGCGGAATCTTGAGATAGCTTTCCCCGTCGGCCTCGGGGTCAGGGGCACGGCCTGCACGCAGGTTCATCTGCAGCACATGCAGCATCCTGTCAGGCAGGCTCAACGACTTGTCGCGCGCCTCTCGCCGATCCACATAGGCATCCTGGCCGACGCCACCACCAATATGGGCATTGTGCCGGCGTTGCTCAATGACGGTGGATTCCCAGGCGGGCTGTTTGCGGTAATCGGTGCCATAGTCATGGCCGACAAACAACCGGGTCTGCTCCGGCAGCGCCAGGATCGCCTGCAACGACTGGTACAATTCGGCTGCCGAACCGCCCGGAAAATCCGCCCGCGCGGTGCCGACATCGGGCTGCATGAAGGTGTCATGGACAAAGGCCGCATCTTCGCCCACCACATAGGTGATCGATCCCAGCGTGTGCCCGGGCGACAGCATCACCCGCACCGGCAGCGATCCGATACTGAAACGGTCGCCGTCGGCAAACAGCCGCGCAAAATCGCGATCTGGATCAAACCCATGGGGCAAGTGATAAAGTCCGCGCCAGAGCTCGGCGATCTCTTTAATCTTGGTGCCAATGGCGTTGGGGGCGCCCAGTCGCTGACCGAGAAAATACGAGGCCATCAAATGATCAGCATGCGGATGGGTGTCGAGCACCCACTCGATCTCGACGTGTTCGGAGCTGATAAAGCGAAGGATTTCCTCGACGCCTGCGGGATTGAGGGAGGCGCTGGCCGGATCAAACCCCATCACAACGTCAATCAGCGCGCCCTTTTTGGTGTTCGGGTCGACGACCAAATACTGGATGCTGCCGCTGTCAGCATCATAAAAACCGGTGACATCCGCCGATCTTGGTCCGTGCGACGGGCTGGTGCGTGACAAGGCCATGGTGCCTCCTTGGGTATTCCGAACAGGACTGAACATATGTTAATTTCTTAATGTATCAACCACCGAATAGTTCCATGTGATGTCGCGCACTTCACGATTTCCTCCATGAAATCCGCGGCGCTTGCCGGTACGCACCCGGCTTGGGCGAAAATTTCAGCGACAATGGCCACCCGGAAACCGCGCGAGCGAGTCAGTGCTTGCCCTTATGCTCTTGCTCCTCTCCCTCCCCGTGATCGTGCACATGCCCAGATCCTGGCTGCGGCTGTCGTTCATCGCCGATCTGTTCGGGATCGATACAGGCATGGGCGGAGCATTCCAGTTCCAAGGTCGAATGGGCAATGCTGAATTCATCCTTGAGAACACATTTGACCTCCGCCTTGATCGCGTCGGCATCGTTCCAGCGCCCGGCGGCGACAACCAGATGCGCCTGCACCGCATTGTCGTGTTCCTGCATTTGCCACAGATGGAAATGATGCACGCCGGTGACCCCGTCCATCCGCTGCATCGCATCCAGCACTTTCTCGGTCTTCAGGTCGACCGGACTTCCCAGCATCAGGATGCGGATGACATCGCCGATCTCGGAAAACGACATCCATAAAATATAACCGGCGATCAGCAGCGTGACGAGCGGATCGATCCAGCGCCAGTCGTACAGAATGATCAGCGTGCCTGCGACAATCACCGCGATCGAACCAAGCGCATCGGCGACATTGTGCACAAATGCAGCCCGGATATTGACGCTTTCCTTCGACAGCGAATAGGTCAGCAGCGCTGTCGCCGCATCGACGATGAGGGCGATGCCGGCGATGATCACCACCAGCCAGCCATCGACACCTTCCGGTTCGATGAACCGCATCACCGCCTCGTAGATCAGGTAGAGCCCGATGACGATCAGCGTGGTGTAATTGATAAGCGCGGCAACTACTTCGGCACGGCCATAGCCGAACGTCATGGTCGAATCCGCCGGTCGCCGCGCAATCTTGCGGGCCAGAAACGCGATCACCAGCGACAGCGCATCGGAAAGATTGTGGATCGCGTCGGCGATCATCGCCAGGCTGCCCGACAGGATGCCGCCGATGATCTGTGCCACCGTCAGCCCAAGGTTGACGACCACCGCCCAGAAAACCCGCGCGTCGCCGGCATTAGGGTCTACGTGATGATGATGGCCTGCCATGCTGCTGTCCCGCCTGTGGGCTGATTTCAGTGACTCATAGGCTTAATCTCTCCAGTGGCTAGAGATTCAAGAAATAAGATCATCTCTCTCTTTTGTGGAAAGACCGTCCACCGTACCGCAATTGCGGAGCGCATGCCCGGTTCCTAGATATGCCGTTGGAGCCGAATTGCAAAACCCTGTGCGGGTGAAGGACCCAACGTGTGACCAAGTTCAACTATCCCACCTACCCGACGCGGCATGGCTACATGACCGAACAGATCCAGCGTGCTTACATTTTCGCCGCAATCGAGAAGAAAGTGCTTCCGGTCGATGCGCATCGGATGGCGCAGATCATCTCGCTTGAAGCCTCCAACGACAGAACCAAACCGATCCAGTTCTGGCAGTTGTATTCCGTGCTGGGCCCGGAGCGGATCGTTGCCATTGTGAGCGATTTTTACACCCGCGTGTTTGCCGACGAGGACTGGTTTGCATCGGCGTTTGCCCGCATCGGCGGCATCGAACACCACATCAACACACAGTCAGCGATGTGGATCGACGTCATGGGCGGCGGTCCCGCCTATCATCGCGGCGATTTCCGGCTGAACTTCCACCATACCCACAACGCCATTCAGGTAATGAACGACAAGGGCGCGGCCCTGTGGACCAAACTGATGTTGCAGACCCTGGATGCGTGCGCCCACCACATGACCGGCGATCCGCGCGCGCGCACCGCCGTCAACACCTTCCTGACTCACTTTATGGGAAAATACGCCCAGGAATTTGATTTTGAAAACAAAAGTTTCTTCGGAGACACCAATCCGCCGATCAAGCGCAAGCTCAATTTCATGAAAATGACCACCGAAGCGATCGAGGCGCTGACGGAAGAAGAATTGCGGGAGGCACTCGCCGAGCAAGGCGTCGACGACTCGCAATATCCCGCCAAGCAGGATCTGGTGAACAAGGCGCAGATGCTGTGAGGCGACCCGGCCGGCGTCAACCAACCAGCGCCAGCTAACCGGATTCAGGCAACCGGTTTCAAGGTCCCTCGTTCGATCACCCGGCAAGGAAACAGCCGGGCCTCGGGGTAGCGGTCCGGCGCCACCAGCATTGAGACGATCAGTTCGATCGAGGAATCGATGATCTGCTTGATTGGCTGGCGGATGGTGGTCAGGTTGATGTTTTCCCAACCGGCCATCTCCATGTCGTTGAGCCCGATCAGGCCGATGTCGTCGGGCACGACGAGCCCCGAACCGGTGATCGCGCTGAGCGCGCCGATGGAGAGCACATCATCGCCGCAGAAATAAGCCTGCGCCGGCTTGTTCTTGAGCCGCCTGAGCATCTCCGCCCGCCCTGCCTCGAAGGAATAGGCCTCGGCAAACGAATGCCGCAGGGTGATCTCGGAATGGCGGGACAACTCCTCGGCAAAGCCCTTTAACCGGTCCTGTGTCGATGTGGCAGCCTCCGGGCCGCCCAGAAACGCCACGTCGGTATAACCGCGCCGCGCCAGTTCGCGCGCTGCCATCCGTCCGCATTCGACATTGTCGATGCCGACCACATGGACTTCGGGTGAACTGGCGTGGCGACCGAAACTGTGAACCACCGGAACGCCGGCGTCACGGAACGCCTTGGCAAAGCCCGGCGGCAACGTCGAGGACGCCACCACCACCCCGTCAACGGAGTATTGCCTGAGCATCCGTACCGAATTTGCGGGATCGGTTTCATCCGACAGGTTGACCAGCAGCGGCCGCA
This DNA window, taken from Hoeflea algicola, encodes the following:
- a CDS encoding DUF1326 domain-containing protein — encoded protein: MTWSLKGTYFESCNCETACPCMFLSPPTEDDCTALVGWHIDEGTDEGVSLSGLNVALAVHSPGPMATTQWNVAVYVDARADEAQNGSLMKIFGGQGGGHPARLASHIGKILGVRSVPIEFTASNGKYGLTIPRIADVEIEAITGQGDGPVTISGHPLCIAPGFDGTVARASKNVYQDHGMEWGLTGKTGVFSPFAYQSEQ
- a CDS encoding BA14K family protein, which translates into the protein MDWCYDRYRSYRERDNTYQPYEGGRRQCNSPYY
- a CDS encoding cation diffusion facilitator family transporter: MAGHHHHVDPNAGDARVFWAVVVNLGLTVAQIIGGILSGSLAMIADAIHNLSDALSLVIAFLARKIARRPADSTMTFGYGRAEVVAALINYTTLIVIGLYLIYEAVMRFIEPEGVDGWLVVIIAGIALIVDAATALLTYSLSKESVNIRAAFVHNVADALGSIAVIVAGTLIILYDWRWIDPLVTLLIAGYILWMSFSEIGDVIRILMLGSPVDLKTEKVLDAMQRMDGVTGVHHFHLWQMQEHDNAVQAHLVVAAGRWNDADAIKAEVKCVLKDEFSIAHSTLELECSAHACIDPEQIGDERQPQPGSGHVHDHGEGEEQEHKGKH
- a CDS encoding winged helix-turn-helix domain-containing tetratricopeptide repeat protein is translated as MEPQVFNVLLHLIQNRDHVVSRDELIAAVWDGRAVSDTTLSSRIFAARRAVGDSGEAQQVIRTISRRGFRFVAQLSCDGEDSEDAGVTSETEAGQGGAADPHADPGPARVLIADMPPPAAATDTHQAAVMPVLAVLPLKIASAGLDEYFCDGLTEDIISNLTHFRELRVIASGSSFHFKSRDAPLPEIAARLGADYIVDGSVRREGERLRVAVQLIEAATGVSLWADRYDRPMGDIFVVQDAVTQMIAASLGVRMQDTALTRALRKSPAELDAYDCLLHARRYTATLNEAMHAEARDLLEKAIALDPNYAEAHALLANVYLAEHRFAANPRPEPIERALEMALKAVQLDPHSAYAHCWLAIVHYFRKDIGKFEAEAARALDLNPTDPEILAEVGHYLSFMGAFDRGVPLSRRAQALNPLHPGWYHFSFARLHYRERDYEETLIDMQRISMPDFFWTHLISAAALGQLGRTEAPDALARMHEVRPGVSAAAEMDKWNVPAEDRIHILEGLRKAGLEG
- a CDS encoding LacI family DNA-binding transcriptional regulator gives rise to the protein MPPTLKDVAERAGVSRAAVSRTFTDGASVSLKMRKKVEKAAKELGYSPNALASSLTTGRTKLIGLVSNNFHNPIFLEVFDLFTRGLQDRGLRPLLVNLSDETDPANSVRMLRQYSVDGVVVASSTLPPGFAKAFRDAGVPVVHSFGRHASSPEVHVVGIDNVECGRMAARELARRGYTDVAFLGGPEAATSTQDRLKGFAEELSRHSEITLRHSFAEAYSFEAGRAEMLRRLKNKPAQAYFCGDDVLSIGALSAITGSGLVVPDDIGLIGLNDMEMAGWENINLTTIRQPIKQIIDSSIELIVSMLVAPDRYPEARLFPCRVIERGTLKPVA
- a CDS encoding MBL fold metallo-hydrolase, which encodes MALSRTSPSHGPRSADVTGFYDADSGSIQYLVVDPNTKKGALIDVVMGFDPASASLNPAGVEEILRFISSEHVEIEWVLDTHPHADHLMASYFLGQRLGAPNAIGTKIKEIAELWRGLYHLPHGFDPDRDFARLFADGDRFSIGSLPVRVMLSPGHTLGSITYVVGEDAAFVHDTFMQPDVGTARADFPGGSAAELYQSLQAILALPEQTRLFVGHDYGTDYRKQPAWESTVIEQRRHNAHIGGGVGQDAYVDRREARDKSLSLPDRMLHVLQMNLRAGRAPDPEADGESYLKIPLNKF
- a CDS encoding DUF2182 domain-containing protein — protein: MTAPQGITPGAGMGAGAARLTPARLAILLGGPTVLALASWIYLGMMIGDMSIIPGMKAMMMPGMMFTPAPLAGLFLMWAVMMAAMMLPTAAPMIMAYARMQALDRARGAGWQPVWMFSGGYVVAWASFSLIAALLQAGLTHLALMSPMTMKAGSGPLAGTILIAAGLYQFTPLKQACLSLCRTPLHFLMTEWRDGNLGALTMGWRHGLFCIGCCWALMALLFVTGVMNTAWILAITLYVLMEKTVPGGKAFSRLAGLALTATGLWVLVG
- a CDS encoding rhodanese-like domain-containing protein, translated to MKTESAHNGTLETWTPQEVAEAFDRDEIVLIDVRTPQEYSFERINGALLAPMQAFDPGHMPGQAEKRIVFHCGSGVRSKMVAEKCLAAGTERIAHMEGGFGAWKEAGFGYTGTDMATGAPKLMKKSG